From a region of the Paraburkholderia hospita genome:
- a CDS encoding NfeD family protein, whose protein sequence is MFQSGLFWWIGAGVLIVLELLHGTFYLLMVALGFIAAALARLAGADLPLQFGIAAAVALAAVLLLRKSRFGRKTKTRAEAARNPDVNLDIGSTLTVSAWHDGHARTSYRGASWEVELAPGEPEDANLYEITALRGNCLVVVASRHAAARA, encoded by the coding sequence GTGTTCCAAAGTGGACTGTTCTGGTGGATCGGCGCAGGCGTGCTGATCGTGCTCGAACTGCTGCACGGCACGTTCTATCTGCTGATGGTGGCGCTCGGCTTTATTGCGGCGGCGTTGGCGCGTCTCGCGGGGGCTGATCTGCCGCTGCAATTCGGCATCGCGGCCGCCGTCGCGCTCGCCGCGGTGCTCCTGCTGCGCAAGTCGCGCTTCGGACGTAAAACGAAAACGCGCGCTGAAGCCGCGCGCAATCCCGACGTGAATCTCGATATCGGCTCGACGTTGACCGTGTCCGCGTGGCACGACGGACACGCGCGCACCAGTTATCGCGGCGCGTCATGGGAAGTCGAACTCGCGCCCGGCGAGCCGGAAGACGCCAATCTCTATGAAATCACTGCGCTGCGGGGCAACTGTCTTGTCGTCGTCGCGAGCAGGCATGCGGCGGCGAGGGCTTGA
- a CDS encoding SPFH domain-containing protein has protein sequence MESSSIAGLVLLIVVIVVAAQTIKIVPQQHAWVMERLGRYHATLTPGLNFVLPFIDRIAYKHMLKEIPLDVPSQVCITRDNTQLQVDGVLYFQVTDPMKASYGSSNFVFAITQLSQTTLRSVIGKLELDKTFEERDFINHSIVSALDEAASNWGVKVLRYEIKDLTPPKEILHSMQAQITAEREKRALIAASEGRKQEQINIASGGREAAIQKSEGERQAAINQAQGQAAAILAVAEANSQAIQKIAAAIQSTGGMEAVNLKVAEQYVNAFANLAKAGNTLIVPGNMAEMGSMIAAALTIVKQSKSVV, from the coding sequence ATGGAATCGTCGAGCATCGCTGGGCTGGTCTTGCTGATTGTCGTGATCGTGGTTGCTGCGCAGACGATCAAGATCGTGCCGCAGCAGCACGCATGGGTGATGGAGCGCCTCGGGCGCTATCACGCGACGCTCACGCCGGGCCTGAACTTCGTGCTGCCGTTCATCGACCGGATTGCGTACAAGCACATGCTCAAGGAAATTCCGCTCGATGTGCCGAGTCAGGTCTGCATCACGCGCGACAACACGCAGTTGCAGGTGGACGGCGTGCTGTACTTTCAGGTGACTGATCCGATGAAGGCGTCGTATGGTTCGAGCAACTTCGTGTTCGCGATTACGCAGTTGTCGCAGACGACGTTGCGTTCGGTGATCGGCAAGCTCGAACTCGACAAGACGTTCGAGGAGCGCGACTTCATCAATCATTCGATCGTGTCGGCGCTCGACGAAGCCGCGTCGAACTGGGGCGTGAAGGTGCTGCGTTACGAGATCAAGGACCTGACGCCGCCTAAGGAGATTCTCCATTCGATGCAGGCGCAGATCACGGCGGAACGCGAGAAGCGCGCGCTGATCGCTGCATCGGAAGGGCGCAAGCAGGAGCAGATCAATATCGCGTCGGGTGGGCGTGAGGCGGCGATCCAGAAGTCCGAGGGCGAGCGTCAGGCGGCGATTAACCAGGCGCAAGGCCAGGCGGCGGCGATTCTGGCTGTTGCTGAGGCTAATTCTCAGGCAATCCAAAAGATTGCGGCGGCGATTCAGTCTACGGGCGGGATGGAGGCTGTGAATCTCAAGGTTGCTGAGCAGTATGTGAATGCTTTTGCGAATCTCGCGAAGGCGGGGAATACGTTGATCGTGCCGGGGAATATGGCGGAAATGGGGTCGATGATCGCGGCGGCGCTGACGATTGTGAAGCAGTCTAAGAGTGTTGTTTGA
- the tnpC gene encoding IS66 family transposase: protein MTKMPDIKDLTPEQKDALIVDLVRRLNELEAKLEKDSHNSSKPPSSDGPRRKPKSLRGTSGARPGAQPGHKGKTLKRVAQPDHIEIHPVTRVCDACRRRIAAASVTVLPEGRQVIDLPPTRFEVTEHRVQIAQCRCGKHHSGAFPKGVSQAVQYGPQIRAAAVYLTQYQQLPVARTAQALKDLFGLHVGTGTVQHSIDQAAQILAPAVEQIEQALRGQPVVHFDESCMRVGRESHWLHVASTHALSWYGAHRKRGSEALDSFGILPGFTGIAVHDGWRPYAGYECEHALCNAHHLRELVFVQESTQQPWAQQMIDLLCQAKREVDLSRASGNTALSQARQRYYARRSRVLIAQARKLNPQQAREPGRQERRGRIRQSFTCNLLTRLHKYADEVWRFITDHRVPFDNNQAERDIRMPKLKQKISGCFRSESGMEAFCTIRSYLATLRKQNRSLIDALALGFAGFVVSPLVTAE from the coding sequence ATGACGAAGATGCCCGACATCAAGGACCTGACACCGGAGCAGAAGGACGCACTCATCGTTGATCTGGTGAGGCGTCTGAACGAGCTTGAGGCAAAGCTTGAGAAGGACAGTCATAACTCCAGCAAGCCGCCGTCAAGCGATGGTCCAAGACGCAAGCCGAAGTCATTGCGCGGCACGAGCGGCGCCAGGCCTGGCGCGCAACCGGGGCACAAGGGCAAGACGCTCAAACGCGTCGCGCAACCCGATCACATCGAGATTCACCCGGTGACGCGGGTGTGCGATGCATGTAGGAGGCGGATCGCGGCAGCCAGCGTCACCGTGTTGCCCGAAGGCCGTCAGGTGATCGATCTGCCGCCCACGCGCTTTGAGGTGACCGAGCATCGCGTGCAGATCGCGCAGTGCCGCTGCGGCAAACATCACTCGGGCGCATTTCCCAAGGGCGTGAGCCAGGCGGTTCAGTACGGCCCCCAGATTCGCGCCGCGGCCGTCTATCTGACGCAATACCAGCAGTTGCCGGTTGCGCGTACCGCCCAGGCGTTAAAAGACCTGTTTGGTCTGCATGTGGGTACGGGAACCGTCCAGCACAGCATTGATCAGGCCGCGCAGATACTGGCGCCGGCGGTCGAACAGATCGAGCAGGCGCTACGCGGGCAACCCGTAGTGCATTTCGATGAGAGCTGTATGCGCGTGGGGCGCGAGTCCCACTGGCTGCATGTCGCCTCGACGCACGCGTTGAGCTGGTATGGCGCGCACCGCAAGCGCGGCAGCGAGGCGCTGGACAGCTTCGGCATTCTTCCCGGCTTTACGGGAATCGCGGTCCATGACGGCTGGCGGCCATATGCCGGCTATGAGTGTGAGCACGCGCTGTGCAATGCTCATCATCTGCGCGAACTGGTGTTCGTCCAGGAGTCCACGCAGCAACCTTGGGCCCAGCAGATGATTGATCTGCTTTGCCAGGCAAAGCGCGAGGTCGACCTCAGTCGGGCGTCAGGAAACACCGCGCTGAGCCAGGCGCGCCAACGCTATTACGCACGGCGCAGCCGCGTCCTGATCGCACAGGCGCGCAAGCTCAATCCGCAGCAGGCACGTGAGCCCGGGCGCCAGGAACGCCGCGGCAGGATCAGGCAAAGCTTTACCTGCAACCTGCTCACACGGCTTCACAAATATGCCGATGAGGTGTGGCGTTTCATTACCGATCACCGCGTACCGTTCGACAACAACCAGGCCGAACGCGATATCCGCATGCCCAAACTCAAACAGAAGATCTCCGGGTGCTTCCGCTCGGAATCGGGCATGGAGGCGTTCTGCACAATCCGCTCCTACCTTGCCACCTTACGCAAGCAGAACCGTTCGCTGATCGATGCGCTGGCATTGGGCTTTGCCGGATTCGTCGTTTCGCCTCTGGTTACCGCTGAATAG
- the smpB gene encoding SsrA-binding protein SmpB, which produces MSIIDNRKAFYDYSVEERYEAGLVLEGWEVKALRAGRGQIKEGYVVIRNAELFLIGTHISPLPEASTHINPDPVRTRKLLLHAEEISKLIGKVEQRGYTLVPLNFHYKNGRVKCEIGLAKGKKQHDKRETEKKRDWEREKARLMRTPS; this is translated from the coding sequence ATGAGCATCATCGACAACAGAAAAGCGTTCTACGACTACTCGGTCGAAGAGCGTTACGAGGCGGGGCTCGTGCTGGAGGGCTGGGAAGTCAAGGCGCTGCGCGCCGGGCGTGGCCAGATCAAGGAAGGCTACGTCGTGATCAGGAATGCGGAGCTATTTTTGATCGGCACACACATCAGCCCGCTGCCCGAAGCGTCGACGCACATCAACCCGGACCCGGTCCGTACGCGCAAGCTGCTGCTGCATGCTGAGGAAATCAGCAAGCTGATTGGCAAGGTCGAGCAGCGCGGGTATACGCTTGTGCCGTTGAATTTTCATTACAAGAATGGGCGGGTTAAGTGTGAGATTGGGCTTGCCAAGGGCAAGAAGCAGCACGATAAGCGTGAGACTGAGAAGAAGCGGGATTGGGAGCGGGAGAAGGCGAGGTTGATGCGGACGCCGAGTTGA
- a CDS encoding type II toxin-antitoxin system RatA family toxin — protein sequence MADVQKTVLIRHSAEQMFDLVTDVADYPNFLPWCGGVEIRRQEENLMEAKIDINFKGIKQHFATHNTQERPTRIDMNFADGPFKKFTGYWRFTPLRADACKIEFALHYEFANILLEKLIGPVFSHIANTFVESFVKRADQRYGKA from the coding sequence ATGGCAGATGTCCAGAAAACCGTGTTGATACGCCACTCGGCGGAACAGATGTTCGACCTCGTCACCGATGTCGCCGACTACCCCAATTTCCTTCCGTGGTGTGGCGGCGTCGAAATCCGCCGCCAGGAGGAAAACCTGATGGAGGCGAAGATCGACATCAACTTCAAGGGCATCAAGCAGCACTTCGCGACGCACAACACGCAGGAGCGGCCGACGCGCATCGACATGAACTTCGCCGATGGCCCGTTCAAGAAGTTCACCGGCTACTGGCGCTTCACGCCGCTGCGCGCGGACGCGTGCAAGATCGAGTTCGCGCTGCACTACGAGTTCGCGAACATTCTGCTGGAGAAACTCATCGGACCGGTGTTCAGCCATATCGCGAACACGTTCGTCGAATCGTTCGTGAAGCGCGCCGATCAGCGCTACGGCAAGGCATGA
- a CDS encoding RnfH family protein — MSRTLTIEVCYALPGEQTLIELQLPQGATLGQAIDASGILAQHPGIDLTKQKTGVFGKLKPLDTVLADHDRVEIYRPLIVDPKLARQRRVEKSRQEGSVEGRKWLHRDSR, encoded by the coding sequence ATGAGCAGGACGCTGACCATCGAGGTCTGCTACGCGCTGCCGGGCGAGCAGACGCTGATCGAACTGCAGTTGCCGCAAGGCGCGACGCTCGGGCAGGCCATCGACGCGAGCGGTATCCTCGCGCAACATCCCGGAATCGATCTGACGAAACAGAAGACGGGCGTGTTCGGCAAGCTCAAGCCGCTGGACACCGTGCTGGCCGACCATGATCGCGTCGAGATCTACCGGCCGCTGATCGTCGATCCAAAGCTCGCGCGGCAGCGGCGCGTCGAGAAATCGCGTCAGGAAGGATCCGTCGAAGGGCGTAAGTGGCTGCACAGGGATTCGCGCTGA
- a CDS encoding DMT family transporter has product MQRGVVYGMLAGALWGMVFLVPRLLPDFSPVLLSAGRYAMYGVVSLLAALPSARSLMRRLTREDLNALVKLALAGNLLYYLLLTGAVHLVGIAPSSLIVGVLPVTVTLLGRRDHGAVPLARLAWPLALVVVGIVCINVDVFGTAGETPGTIANKLIGIACAVGALACWTWFAVENARYLQRHTHFSGNEWSVLWGVVTGLLGALLWLVVAVLPSSAVDTSHVDTRWHLFWLLNLGLAIGASWLGNGLWNAASKRLPLTLSGQLIVFETLFALLYAFIYDHRMPRPLEMAAILLLVAGVSWSVRQHAGDDSDRSTLEEKAQAAVH; this is encoded by the coding sequence ATGCAGCGCGGCGTGGTGTACGGAATGTTGGCGGGAGCGTTATGGGGCATGGTGTTTCTGGTGCCGCGGCTGTTGCCCGATTTTTCGCCCGTGCTGCTGAGCGCCGGCCGCTACGCAATGTACGGCGTCGTGTCGCTGCTGGCCGCGCTGCCTTCCGCACGCTCCCTGATGCGCCGGCTTACGCGTGAAGATCTGAACGCGCTCGTCAAGCTCGCGCTCGCGGGCAATCTGCTCTATTACCTGCTGTTGACGGGCGCCGTGCACCTCGTTGGCATTGCGCCGTCCTCGCTGATCGTCGGTGTGCTGCCCGTCACCGTGACGCTGCTCGGACGGCGCGATCATGGCGCCGTGCCGCTTGCGCGGCTCGCGTGGCCGCTCGCGCTCGTCGTCGTGGGTATCGTGTGCATCAATGTCGATGTGTTCGGCACGGCGGGTGAAACGCCGGGAACAATCGCGAACAAACTGATCGGCATCGCGTGCGCGGTCGGCGCGCTGGCCTGCTGGACGTGGTTCGCCGTCGAAAACGCGCGCTATCTGCAGCGTCATACGCATTTCAGCGGTAACGAGTGGTCGGTGCTGTGGGGCGTCGTGACGGGCCTGCTCGGCGCGCTGCTGTGGCTCGTGGTGGCCGTGCTGCCGTCGTCGGCCGTCGATACGTCGCATGTTGACACCCGCTGGCATCTGTTCTGGCTGCTGAACCTGGGGCTCGCGATCGGCGCATCGTGGCTCGGCAACGGCTTGTGGAACGCGGCGTCCAAGCGTCTGCCGCTGACGCTGTCGGGTCAGTTGATCGTCTTCGAGACGCTGTTCGCGCTGCTCTACGCGTTCATCTACGATCACCGGATGCCCCGTCCGCTCGAAATGGCCGCCATCCTGCTGCTGGTCGCGGGCGTCAGCTGGTCGGTGCGCCAGCACGCTGGCGACGACTCCGACCGCTCGACGCTCGAAGAAAAGGCTCAGGCGGCTGTGCACTAG
- the guaB gene encoding IMP dehydrogenase: MRLIQKALTFDDVLLVPAFSDVLPRDTSLKTRLTRNISLNMPLVSAAMDTVTEARLAIAMAQMGGVGIVHKNLTPAEQAREVAKVKRFESGVVRDPITVPPQMKVSDVIALSRQHGISGFPVVEGAQLIGIVTNRDLRFETRLDEPVRTIMTPRERLVTVKEGTPLAEAKALMHGHRLERVLVVNDAFELRGLMTVKDITKQTEHPDACKDEHGKLRAGAAVGVGEDNEERVSLLVQAGVDVIVVDTAHGHSRGVLERVQWVKKNFPHVEVIGGNIATADAAKALVEYGADGVKVGIGPGSICTTRIVAGVGVPQISAIANVSAALKGTGVPVIADGGVRFSGDVSKALAAGANAVMMGSMFAGTEESPGDVFLYQGRQYKSYRGMGSVGAMKDGAADRYFQDNSANIDKLVPEGIEGRVAYKGSVGAILFQLIGGVRASMGYCGCRTIDELHEKASFVEITSAGMRESHVHDVQITKEAPNYHVD, translated from the coding sequence ATGCGTCTGATCCAAAAAGCACTCACGTTCGATGACGTGCTCCTCGTCCCGGCTTTCTCCGACGTTCTGCCGCGCGACACCAGCCTGAAAACCCGGCTGACCCGCAACATCTCCCTCAATATGCCGCTCGTGTCCGCCGCGATGGACACCGTTACCGAAGCTCGCCTTGCCATTGCCATGGCGCAGATGGGCGGAGTCGGCATCGTCCACAAGAATCTCACGCCGGCCGAGCAGGCTCGCGAAGTCGCGAAGGTCAAGCGCTTTGAATCGGGCGTCGTGCGCGATCCGATCACGGTTCCGCCGCAAATGAAAGTGAGCGACGTGATCGCGCTGTCGCGCCAGCATGGCATTTCGGGCTTCCCGGTCGTCGAAGGTGCACAACTGATCGGCATCGTCACGAACCGCGATCTGCGCTTCGAAACGCGTCTGGACGAGCCCGTGCGCACGATCATGACGCCGCGCGAGCGTCTCGTGACGGTCAAGGAAGGCACGCCGCTCGCCGAAGCGAAAGCGCTGATGCACGGCCACCGCCTCGAGCGCGTGCTGGTCGTCAACGACGCGTTCGAACTGCGCGGCCTGATGACGGTGAAGGACATCACGAAGCAGACGGAGCACCCGGACGCCTGTAAGGACGAGCATGGCAAGCTGCGCGCGGGCGCCGCGGTCGGCGTCGGCGAGGACAACGAAGAGCGCGTGTCGCTGCTGGTGCAGGCGGGCGTCGACGTGATCGTCGTCGATACGGCGCATGGTCATAGCCGGGGCGTGCTGGAGCGCGTCCAGTGGGTCAAGAAGAACTTCCCGCACGTCGAGGTGATCGGCGGCAACATCGCGACGGCCGACGCAGCGAAGGCGCTCGTCGAGTACGGCGCGGACGGCGTGAAGGTCGGCATCGGCCCGGGCTCGATCTGCACGACGCGTATCGTCGCAGGCGTGGGCGTGCCGCAGATCAGCGCGATCGCCAACGTATCGGCGGCGCTCAAGGGTACGGGCGTACCGGTGATCGCTGACGGTGGCGTGCGCTTCTCGGGCGACGTCAGCAAGGCACTGGCAGCAGGCGCAAACGCCGTAATGATGGGCAGCATGTTCGCCGGCACGGAAGAGTCGCCGGGCGATGTGTTCCTGTATCAGGGCCGCCAGTACAAGTCGTACCGCGGCATGGGTTCTGTCGGCGCGATGAAGGACGGCGCGGCTGACCGCTACTTCCAGGACAACTCCGCGAACATCGACAAGCTGGTGCCGGAAGGCATCGAAGGCCGTGTCGCGTACAAGGGCTCGGTCGGCGCGATCCTGTTCCAGCTGATCGGCGGCGTGCGTGCATCGATGGGTTACTGCGGCTGCCGCACGATTGACGAGTTGCACGAGAAAGCTTCGTTCGTCGAAATCACGTCGGCGGGCATGCGCGAATCGCATGTGCACGATGTCCAGATCACGAAGGAAGCCCCCAACTACCACGTGGACTAA
- the guaA gene encoding glutamine-hydrolyzing GMP synthase — MHDKILILDFGSQVTQLIARRIREAHVLSEIHPHDVSDEFIREFKPMGIILSGGPNSVTESDTPRAPQAVFEAGVPVLGICYGMQTMAEQLGGKVETGHLREFGYAEVRARNHTSFLDGIQDFATSEGHGMLKVWMSHGDKVLEMPVGFQLMASTDSCPIAAMADEARHFYGLQWHPEVTHTVQGRAMLERFVLKICGAKPDWEMGNYIDEAVENIRKQVGDEHVILGLSGGVDSSVAAALLHRAIGDQLTCVFVDHGLLRLNEAEQVMSMFADNLGVKVIHVDASEAFLSKLKGVTDPEAKRKIIGAEFVEVFQAEAGKLTDAKWLAQGTIYPDVIESAGKGKKAAHTIKSHHNVGGLPETLNLKLLEPLRELFKDEVRELGVKLGLPPSMVYRHPFPGPGLGVRILGEVKRDYADLLRRADAIFIETLRTFIDKETGKSWYDLTSQAFAVFLPVKSVGVMGDGRTYEYVVALRAVQTLDFMTAHWAHLPHDLLGHVSNRIINEVRGINRVVYDISGKPPATIEWE, encoded by the coding sequence ATGCATGACAAGATCCTGATCCTCGACTTCGGTTCGCAAGTCACCCAACTGATCGCACGCCGCATTCGCGAGGCGCACGTGCTGTCGGAAATCCATCCGCACGACGTCAGCGACGAGTTCATCCGCGAATTCAAGCCGATGGGCATCATCCTGTCGGGCGGCCCGAACTCGGTGACCGAGAGCGACACGCCGCGCGCGCCGCAAGCGGTGTTCGAAGCGGGCGTGCCCGTGCTCGGCATCTGCTACGGCATGCAGACGATGGCCGAGCAGCTCGGCGGGAAGGTCGAAACCGGCCATCTGCGTGAGTTCGGCTACGCGGAAGTGCGCGCGCGCAACCACACCAGCTTCCTCGACGGCATTCAGGACTTCGCAACGTCCGAAGGCCACGGCATGCTGAAGGTGTGGATGAGCCACGGCGACAAGGTGCTGGAAATGCCCGTGGGCTTCCAGCTGATGGCATCGACGGACTCGTGCCCGATCGCCGCGATGGCCGATGAGGCGCGCCACTTCTACGGCCTGCAATGGCACCCGGAAGTCACGCACACGGTGCAGGGTCGCGCGATGCTTGAGCGCTTCGTGCTGAAGATCTGCGGCGCGAAACCCGATTGGGAAATGGGCAATTACATCGACGAAGCCGTCGAAAACATCCGCAAGCAGGTCGGCGACGAGCATGTGATTCTCGGTCTGTCGGGCGGCGTGGATTCGTCGGTGGCGGCGGCGCTGCTGCATCGCGCGATCGGCGATCAATTGACCTGTGTGTTCGTCGATCACGGCCTGTTGCGCCTGAACGAAGCCGAGCAGGTGATGTCGATGTTCGCCGACAACCTCGGCGTGAAGGTGATCCACGTCGACGCCAGCGAAGCCTTCCTGTCGAAGCTCAAGGGCGTGACCGATCCGGAAGCGAAGCGCAAGATCATCGGCGCCGAGTTCGTCGAGGTGTTCCAGGCGGAAGCCGGCAAGCTGACGGATGCGAAGTGGCTCGCGCAAGGCACGATCTATCCGGACGTGATCGAATCGGCGGGCAAGGGCAAGAAGGCCGCGCATACGATCAAGAGCCACCACAACGTCGGTGGCCTGCCGGAGACGCTGAATCTGAAGCTGCTCGAGCCGCTGCGTGAACTGTTCAAGGACGAAGTGCGCGAACTGGGCGTGAAGCTCGGTCTGCCGCCTTCGATGGTGTATCGCCATCCGTTCCCGGGCCCGGGCCTCGGTGTGCGTATTCTTGGCGAAGTGAAGCGCGATTACGCTGATCTGCTGCGTCGCGCGGACGCGATTTTCATCGAAACGTTGCGCACCTTCATCGACAAGGAAACGGGCAAGTCGTGGTACGACCTGACGAGCCAGGCGTTCGCCGTGTTCCTGCCAGTGAAGAGCGTGGGTGTAATGGGCGATGGCCGCACGTATGAGTATGTCGTTGCGCTGCGCGCGGTCCAGACGCTCGACTTCATGACGGCGCATTGGGCGCATCTGCCGCATGACCTGCTCGGCCATGTGTCGAACCGGATCATCAATGAAGTGCGTGGTATCAATCGCGTCGTGTACGACATCTCGGGCAAGCCGCCTGCGACGATTGAGTGGGAGTGA
- a CDS encoding GNAT family N-acetyltransferase: MSFGALSYLGMVIRFFERTDLAACEQLFDSNIPKFFAEEERVEFTEYLNRLPGPYLVLEEDGEVVACGGWAASRTTPNEIILCWGMVSKDRAQGGSGKSPHEGTTGAHLCEQQRCGGFADHQPAQCRLF, translated from the coding sequence GTGTCTTTCGGCGCTTTGAGTTATTTAGGCATGGTGATTCGTTTTTTTGAGCGCACCGATCTTGCTGCGTGCGAACAGCTGTTCGACAGTAACATTCCAAAGTTTTTTGCCGAGGAGGAGCGTGTCGAATTCACTGAATACCTTAACCGTCTTCCGGGGCCCTACCTGGTGCTTGAAGAGGATGGCGAGGTCGTGGCCTGTGGTGGCTGGGCAGCCAGCAGAACGACTCCCAACGAGATTATTTTGTGTTGGGGAATGGTGAGCAAAGACCGGGCACAAGGCGGGTCTGGGAAGTCGCCTCATGAAGGCACGACTGGAGCACATCTTTGCGAGCAACAACGCTGCGGCGGTTTTGCTGACCACCAGCCAGCACAGTGCCGGCTTTTTTGA
- a CDS encoding GNAT family N-acetyltransferase, with amino-acid sequence MKARLEHIFASNNAAAVLLTTSQHSAGFFERFGFQTVRSEKDGYAPGIDLVEMRLEAGSVAAK; translated from the coding sequence ATGAAGGCACGACTGGAGCACATCTTTGCGAGCAACAACGCTGCGGCGGTTTTGCTGACCACCAGCCAGCACAGTGCCGGCTTTTTTGAGCGGTTTGGATTTCAAACTGTCCGCTCAGAAAAGGACGGGTACGCGCCGGGCATTGATCTGGTGGAGATGCGGCTTGAAGCAGGGTCCGTTGCAGCGAAGTGA
- a CDS encoding GNAT family N-acetyltransferase, with protein MRTLLHTSRLRLEPFDEAHFAGLLALNSDPVVMQFLGDGSPATPTEVHQSIDTAKARWERFGFSWWSFIRHDSGEIIGAGCVQHIENEPGNPVEVGWRLKRDHWGQGYATEAARAMIGFAFDELCLASIYATTHPSNERSINVMKRLGMRSVGLQPYYGTLAATYVLEKP; from the coding sequence ATGCGAACCCTTCTCCATACCTCGCGGCTGCGCCTCGAACCGTTCGACGAAGCTCATTTCGCCGGGTTGCTCGCGCTCAACTCCGATCCTGTCGTGATGCAATTTCTCGGCGACGGCTCGCCTGCCACGCCGACGGAAGTGCATCAGAGCATCGATACGGCAAAGGCGCGCTGGGAACGGTTCGGCTTTTCGTGGTGGTCGTTCATCAGGCACGACAGCGGCGAGATCATCGGCGCGGGGTGCGTGCAGCACATCGAGAACGAACCGGGTAATCCGGTGGAAGTCGGCTGGCGTTTGAAGCGCGATCACTGGGGACAAGGCTACGCGACGGAAGCCGCGCGAGCGATGATCGGGTTTGCGTTCGATGAACTGTGCCTTGCTTCTATCTATGCGACGACGCATCCGTCGAATGAACGATCGATCAATGTCATGAAGCGGCTCGGGATGCGTAGTGTCGGTTTGCAGCCCTACTACGGGACGTTGGCGGCAACGTATGTGCTGGAGAAGCCGTAA